A single window of Microbispora hainanensis DNA harbors:
- a CDS encoding gas vesicle protein K, which translates to MTGGEARGSPWNTAAGPWRLGVETETNTGGADQWEPARWERDQPEPDKSEPDKSEPDKPDQREPGHWERGAEPGRGGPWRLNTDPDAVRRDLSRLVLTLVELVRQLVERQAIRRMDQGDLSDEQVETLGLTLMRLEEAMNELCERFDISPSDLNLDLGPLGTLLPTDSP; encoded by the coding sequence ATGACCGGTGGTGAGGCCAGGGGCTCCCCGTGGAACACGGCGGCGGGGCCGTGGCGGCTGGGCGTCGAGACCGAGACCAATACCGGCGGTGCGGACCAGTGGGAGCCGGCCCGGTGGGAGCGGGATCAGCCTGAGCCCGACAAGTCCGAGCCCGACAAGTCCGAGCCCGACAAGCCGGATCAACGGGAACCGGGCCACTGGGAGCGGGGCGCGGAGCCTGGGCGGGGCGGCCCGTGGCGGCTGAACACCGACCCGGACGCGGTGCGGCGCGACCTGAGCCGTCTCGTGCTCACGCTGGTCGAGCTCGTACGCCAGCTCGTGGAGCGGCAGGCCATCCGGCGGATGGACCAGGGTGACCTGTCCGACGAGCAGGTCGAGACGCTCGGCCTGACGCTCATGCGCCTGGAGGAGGCCATGAACGAGCTGTGCGAGCGGTTCGACATCTCGCCGTCCGACCTCAACCTCGACCTGGGCCCCCTCGGCACGCTGCTGCCCACCGACTCGCCGTGA